From the genome of Candidatus Competibacteraceae bacterium:
AAACGCCGTCCGAGCAAAGCGGCGCCGAAATCGCCATCGACGTGCTGAACGAACTCGGCGTCGATTACCTGTTCGGCCATACCGGCGGGGCCATCATCCCGCTGCACGCCGAACTCAACCTCAGAATGCGGCAGGGGCGGCAAGCGCCCCGTTTCGTCCTGTTCCGGCAGGAGGGCGGGGCGGGCCACGCCGCCGAGGGCTACGCCCGGGCCAGCGGCCGGACCGGGGTTGCGTTGGTCACCTCCGGGCCGGGGGCCACCAATCTGGTCACTCCCATCGCCGACGCTTACAAGGACTCGGTGCCCTGCGTGTTCATCACCGGGCAGGTGCCCAGCGCCATGCTGGGCAAGGACGCCTTCCAGGAAGTGGACATGGTGGGCATTACCCGCTCCATCACCAAGCACAACTACCTGGTCAAGGACACCGCCGAACTGGCTGGCGTGCTGCGCCAGGCCTTTTTCGTCGCCGGTAGTGGCCGGCCGGGGCCGGTGGTGGTCGATATCTGCAAGAGCGCCCTGGTCGGTTGCGCAACCTCCCAACAACAAGCCAGGACCTTGCGCGGCTATCGCCCGCGAGCCTCGATGAAGCGGGGTGCCGCCGATCGCCTGCTGGCGGCGTTGCGGCAAGCCAGGCGGCCGGTGGTTCTGGCCGGCGGCGGCGTCGTCAGCGCCGGGGTCGGTCAGGAACTGCGGCGGTTCGTGGAAAAATACCGTCTGCCGGTCGCGCTGACCTTTATGGGTTTGGGCGCGGTCCCACACGATCACCCACTGTGCTTGGGCATGCCCGGCATGCACGGGACCGTCGCCGCGAATGGGGCTTTGCGAGAGGCGGATTTCATCCTGTCCATCGGCGCCCGTTTCGATGATCGGGTCGCGGTGCGGGAGTTCGGCCGGGGCATCGACCTCGCCCATGTGGACATCGACGCGACCGAGATCAACAAGGCCATTTCGGTGGCTTACGCGCTGCGGGCCAACGCCCGCGATTTTCTCGCCTACGCCAACGATCTCGATCTGGACGGTGCCGACGTTGCCGAGTGGCTGGACACGGTGCGGGACTGGAAACAGCGGTTTGCGCCCCGTTATCGGGCGGGTGGTGATTTCATCAAGCCGCAACAGTTCATCGAGGAACTTTCCAGCCTGACCCACCGGACCGGCATCGTGGTCACCGGCGTGGGTCAGCATCAGATGTGGGCGGCTCTGTTCTACAACTACCAGGAACCGCGTCAATGGATCAGTTCGGGCGGGCTCGGCACCATGGGCTTCGGCCTGCCGGCCGCCATCGGCGCCTGTTACGCCCGGCCCGACAAGACGATCCTCTGCATCGACGGTGACGGCAGTTTCC
Proteins encoded in this window:
- the ilvB gene encoding biosynthetic-type acetolactate synthase large subunit translates to MSELQEPAARPEVQTPSEQSGAEIAIDVLNELGVDYLFGHTGGAIIPLHAELNLRMRQGRQAPRFVLFRQEGGAGHAAEGYARASGRTGVALVTSGPGATNLVTPIADAYKDSVPCVFITGQVPSAMLGKDAFQEVDMVGITRSITKHNYLVKDTAELAGVLRQAFFVAGSGRPGPVVVDICKSALVGCATSQQQARTLRGYRPRASMKRGAADRLLAALRQARRPVVLAGGGVVSAGVGQELRRFVEKYRLPVALTFMGLGAVPHDHPLCLGMPGMHGTVAANGALREADFILSIGARFDDRVAVREFGRGIDLAHVDIDATEINKAISVAYALRANARDFLAYANDLDLDGADVAEWLDTVRDWKQRFAPRYRAGGDFIKPQQFIEELSSLTHRTGIVVTGVGQHQMWAALFYNYQEPRQWISSGGLGTMGFGLPAAIGACYARPDKTILCIDGDGSFQMNLQELATIAAHRIPVKAFILNNGFLGMVRQWEDMFNEGHHYETCLVRTSDCDPACIESKECRMPNPNFLNLGRVFPGIETLRITRPEQIRAGIERALAHEGPCVVDVWVERTEDVKPMIPPGGTLADIIHDLDGGG